The following coding sequences are from one Macrobrachium rosenbergii isolate ZJJX-2024 chromosome 36, ASM4041242v1, whole genome shotgun sequence window:
- the LOC136856490 gene encoding piggyBac transposable element-derived protein 4-like: MPYKGRLSIKTYNPQKPSKYGIKLYMLCEAKSGDVIDFLTYEGSTSTLKDIVFTLMGPLLDKGYHVFMDNYYNSTELAEELYSHGVLCSGTLRLVRKGAPNFLKTLAHQRVPRNSMHFRRRGNVFIICWQDTRLVTMITSACNAETEEFVHRRRVKRATGTSLETVTMDRPLIIGTYCQYMGGVDLFDQLMKYYSMARKGMKWARKFTFYLLQMAILNA; the protein is encoded by the coding sequence ATGCCATACAAGGGTAGGCTGTCTATCAAGACCTACAACCCCCAGAAACCTTCCAAGTATGGTATCAAACTCTATATGTTGTGTGAAGCCAAGAGCGGAGACGTTATTGACTTCCTGACATATGAAGGAAGTACCTCAACTTTGAAGGACATTGTGTTCACACTAATGGGCCCTCTCTTGGACAAAGGTTACCATGTTTTCATGgacaactactacaactctacTGAACTGGCTGAGGAGTTGTATTCTCATGGTGTTCTCTGTTCAGGGACACTTCGTCTTGTAAGGAAGGGAGCACCTAACTTTCTAAAGACTTTGGCTCATCAACGGGTGCCTCGGAATTCAATGCACTTCCGTAGGAGGGGGAACGTCTTCATAATCTGTTGGCAGGACACTCGACTCGTGACAATGATCACTTCAGCTTGCAATGCAGAAACGGAAGAGTTTGTGCACAGGAGGCGAGTAAAGCGGGCTACTGGTACAAGTCTTGAAACAGTCACAATGGACAGACCTTTGATTATTGGCACCTACTGTCAGtatatgggtggggtagacctgTTTGACCAGCTGATGAAATACTACTCAATGGCCAGGAAGGGAATGAAGTGGGCCCGCAAGTTTACTTTCTATTTATTGCAGATGGCAATACTTAATGCTTAG